The Candidatus Anstonellales archaeon genome window below encodes:
- a CDS encoding CxxC-x17-CxxC domain-containing protein codes for MNEEREGRGRFGAGREMYNVTCSDCGQGAQVPFKPTEGRPVYCRECYRKHRKF; via the coding sequence ATGAATGAAGAACGTGAAGGAAGAGGAAGATTCGGAGCAGGACGGGAGATGTACAATGTAACTTGTTCTGACTGTGGGCAAGGAGCTCAAGTTCCCTTTAAGCCTACCGAAGGAAGGCCCGTATATTGCCGCGAGTGTTATAGAAAACATAGGAAATTCTAA
- a CDS encoding 2Fe-2S iron-sulfur cluster-binding protein gives MAKIIFKTQKKEVEAAVGSTIPEISDKNKIFYPFTCRAGVCTTCLCNVLEGAECLSEKEDNEKMTLEGASARENQRLACQLKIIKEGKIVIESVES, from the coding sequence ATGGCAAAAATAATCTTTAAAACCCAGAAAAAGGAAGTTGAAGCCGCTGTAGGTTCAACGATTCCAGAAATCTCCGATAAAAACAAAATCTTTTATCCTTTTACCTGTCGAGCAGGTGTTTGCACTACCTGTCTCTGTAACGTTCTGGAAGGGGCCGAATGCCTATCCGAAAAAGAAGATAATGAAAAGATGACTCTTGAAGGGGCTTCTGCTCGCGAAAACCAGAGACTTGCTTGCCAGCTAAAAATTATAAAAGAAGGAAAGATAGTCATAGAAAGTGTCGAATCATAA